A genome region from Lucilia cuprina isolate Lc7/37 chromosome 3, ASM2204524v1, whole genome shotgun sequence includes the following:
- the LOC111674888 gene encoding carbonic anhydrase-related protein 10 isoform X1, which translates to MSSCPSGLIAYSAIVLLCTSGIKASWEEWWTYDGISGPSFWGLINPQWNMCNKGRRQSPIDIVPDKLLFDPFLRPLHIDKHKVSGTLHNTGQSLVFRVDKDTKQHVNISGGPLAYKYQFEEIYIHYGTENTRGSEHYIQGYSFPGEIQIYGFNKELYHNMSEAQHKSQGIVGLSLMVQIGETPNPELRIITSTFNKVLFRGFSTPIRHLSVRALLPNTDHYITYEGSTTHPGCWESTVWIIVNKPIYITKQELYQLRRLMQGSENTPKAPLGNNARPVQNLHHRTVRTNIDFKKNKNQNACPSMYKDMYYRANRWSPDTGLLIR; encoded by the exons gtATAAAAGCCAGTTGGGAAGAATGGTGGACATATGACGGTATATCCG gacCAAGTTTTTGGGGCCTTATAAATCCACAATGGAATATGTGCAATAAAGGTAGACGACAGTCACCCATCGATATAGTACCAGATAAATTATTGTTTGATCCATTTCTACGGCCATTGCACATAGATAAACACAAG GTTTCCGGTACACTACACAATACAGGTCAATCGCTTGTCTTTCGCGTTGACAAAGATACAAAGCAACATGTTAACATATCCGGTGGCCCTTTGGCATACAAGTATCAATTTGAGGAGATATATATACACTATGGTACGGAAAATACACGTGGATCAGAACACTATATACAGGGTTACAGTTTTCCGGGAGAg aTACAAATCTATGGCTTCAACAAGGAATTGTATCATAATATGTCCGAAGCTCAACACAAATCCCAAGGTATTGTTGGTCTTTCGCTAATGGTACAAATTGGTGAAACACCAAATCCTGAATTGCGCATCATAACAAGTACATTTAACAAGGTGCTATTTAGAG GATTTTCAACACCCATCAGACATTTGTCTGTGCGTGCTTTGCTGCCAAATACAGATCATTATATTACCTACGAAGGATCCACCACACATCCCGGTTGCTGGGAAAGTACTGTCTGGATTATAGTTAATAAACcaatttatattacaaaacaagag ttATACCAACTGAGGCGGCTGATGCAGGGCTCAGAAAATACTCCAAAAGCTCCTTTAGGCAATAATGCACGGCCGGTGCAAAATTTACATCATAGAACTGTTAGAACTAATatagattttaagaaaaataag AATCAAAATGCTTGTCCTTCCATGTATAAGGATATGTATTATAGAGCGAATCGTTGGTCACCTGATACAGGACTATTGATTCGTTGA
- the LOC111674888 gene encoding carbonic anhydrase-related protein 10 isoform X2, which translates to MLLTFFEYYTLSAVQGIKASWEEWWTYDGISGPSFWGLINPQWNMCNKGRRQSPIDIVPDKLLFDPFLRPLHIDKHKVSGTLHNTGQSLVFRVDKDTKQHVNISGGPLAYKYQFEEIYIHYGTENTRGSEHYIQGYSFPGEIQIYGFNKELYHNMSEAQHKSQGIVGLSLMVQIGETPNPELRIITSTFNKVLFRGFSTPIRHLSVRALLPNTDHYITYEGSTTHPGCWESTVWIIVNKPIYITKQELYQLRRLMQGSENTPKAPLGNNARPVQNLHHRTVRTNIDFKKNKNQNACPSMYKDMYYRANRWSPDTGLLIR; encoded by the exons gtATAAAAGCCAGTTGGGAAGAATGGTGGACATATGACGGTATATCCG gacCAAGTTTTTGGGGCCTTATAAATCCACAATGGAATATGTGCAATAAAGGTAGACGACAGTCACCCATCGATATAGTACCAGATAAATTATTGTTTGATCCATTTCTACGGCCATTGCACATAGATAAACACAAG GTTTCCGGTACACTACACAATACAGGTCAATCGCTTGTCTTTCGCGTTGACAAAGATACAAAGCAACATGTTAACATATCCGGTGGCCCTTTGGCATACAAGTATCAATTTGAGGAGATATATATACACTATGGTACGGAAAATACACGTGGATCAGAACACTATATACAGGGTTACAGTTTTCCGGGAGAg aTACAAATCTATGGCTTCAACAAGGAATTGTATCATAATATGTCCGAAGCTCAACACAAATCCCAAGGTATTGTTGGTCTTTCGCTAATGGTACAAATTGGTGAAACACCAAATCCTGAATTGCGCATCATAACAAGTACATTTAACAAGGTGCTATTTAGAG GATTTTCAACACCCATCAGACATTTGTCTGTGCGTGCTTTGCTGCCAAATACAGATCATTATATTACCTACGAAGGATCCACCACACATCCCGGTTGCTGGGAAAGTACTGTCTGGATTATAGTTAATAAACcaatttatattacaaaacaagag ttATACCAACTGAGGCGGCTGATGCAGGGCTCAGAAAATACTCCAAAAGCTCCTTTAGGCAATAATGCACGGCCGGTGCAAAATTTACATCATAGAACTGTTAGAACTAATatagattttaagaaaaataag AATCAAAATGCTTGTCCTTCCATGTATAAGGATATGTATTATAGAGCGAATCGTTGGTCACCTGATACAGGACTATTGATTCGTTGA